One genomic region from Athalia rosae chromosome 3, iyAthRosa1.1, whole genome shotgun sequence encodes:
- the LOC105685319 gene encoding uncharacterized protein LOC105685319 produces MMTQANRKRGRSTEDEAGEFTPLSKRINNLHINGFSGLPTPESSQETMDSEWGNRSYVPSPNHSEPSQGSTSLDGFSSSRSSYTADYRPDLDANDNPFYYENNKLLYSLYMERMQRASEPY; encoded by the exons ATGATGACACAGGCAAACAG AAAACGAGGACGCAGTACAGAAGATGAAGCTGGAGAGTTTACGCCTCTCAGCAAGAGGATAAACAATCTTCACATCAATGGTTTCTCTGGATTACCAACCCCCGAATCATCCCAAGAAACGATGGACTCTGAATGGGGAAATCGTAGCTACGTTCCATCACCAAATCATTCCGAACCCTCACAGGGTTCGACATCTTTGGACGGTTTCAGTTCGAGTAGAAGCTCGTACACTGCTGATTACAGACCAGATTTAGATGCAAATGATAATCCATTCTactatgaaaataacaaattacTTTATTCTTTGTACATGGAGCGTATGCAAAGAGCGTCCGAGCCAtactaa
- the LOC105685563 gene encoding putative zinc finger and SCAN domain-containing protein 5D, whose amino-acid sequence MNFTPFPGFTTGSLPTGTVHQFATAKFAQNLTTGGQVVGVLSGGEGGVHYLRPVDPNGFAVAQGSNNQQPQIISLPITVPGKDGTQQQQTVQIQVVNPNVTQSGNSGDQPKYHLAPISLGQFPQGAATVLTVAYSQQDADGVQIQVQPQNTIATTQTSDQTTQSTATAVTTTSQQTIQQTVHLPGAPEGLTVVAQIPQDLILREGLEESKEDVKEGTTPVALIKRGTVKNQGNQSNEELITSMPASWQSLATPGSTVADYLSRLPASTLPLSLHSFLKFSAETIKREATIESSPLGVEGLDVPVTTASGEHAVHITVAGTDNEIIPDVVEGAEPGTKPKKKKKYKKKPPKPKKPKPGQVTIATALDGTTLFCCPQCNMAYPEKELLEQHLIGHKIERRFICDMCGAGLKRKEHLERHKLGHSPERPFICSVCMKGFKRKEHLNLHFVIHSGQKTEVCTECGKAFYRKDHLRKHARSHLAKRVKEEPLGTLDNSQNQQQNQQHQEQHQEQHQEQHQEQQQQQQQQQQNNVPELQQIQIQVGQGSQAQIHQISVSEQSTVVLPTAAETGAMAMLHHQQQH is encoded by the exons ATGAATTTCACACCCTTTCCTGGGTTCACGACGGGGTCTTTACCCACGGGAACAGTGCACCAATTTGCAACTGCAAAATTTGCCCAAAATCTAACCACCGGAGGTCAAGTTGTTGGGGTTTTGTCTGGTGGAGAAGGTGGAGTTCATTACCTGAGACCTGTCGATCCTAACGGATTTGCCGTTGCTCAAGGAAGCAACAATCAACAGCCGCAAATCATCAGCTTACCCATCACTGTCCCTGGAAAAGATGGTACCCAGCAACAGCAAACGGTGCAAATCCAAGTTGTCAATCCTAATGTGACCCAGAGTGGTAATAGCGGGGATCAACCAAAGTATCATTTGGCTCCGATATCATTGGGACAATTCCCACAAGGAGCAGCTACCGTCCTGACTGTTGCCTACAGTCAGCAGGATGCCGATGGGGTTCAAATTCAAGTTCAACCGCAGAATACCATTGCTACGACGCAAAC GTCTGATCAAACCACCCAAAGCACCGCGACGGCTGTGACAACGACGTCGCAACAAACGATTCAACAAACCGTCCATCTGCCTGGTGCTCCGGAAGGCCTAACTGTTGTGGCACAAATTCCGCAGGATTTGATACTTAGGGAAGGACTGGAAGAATCTAAAGAAGATGTTAAGGAGGGTACAACTCCGGTAGCGCTTATAAAACGAGGTACCGTCAAAAACCAGGGTAATCAAAGCAACGAAGAATTGATAACTTCCATGCCTGCCAGTTGGCAAAGCTTAGCAACACCTGGATCCACTGTTGCAGACTATTTGTCTAGACTGCCTGCCAGTACGCTACCCTTAAGCTTACATTCCTTTTTGAAATTCTCTGCGGAGACTATCAAAAGAGAGGCGACCATAGAATCCAGTCCCTTGGGTGTGGAAGGATTAGATGTTCCAGTTACCACTGCCTCTGGAGAACATGCAGTCCATATCACAGTAGCtggaactgacaatgagataatTCCAGATGTCGTCGAAGGTGCTGAACCTGGAACAAAGcccaagaaaaagaaaaaatataaaaagaagcCTCCAAAGCCAAAGAAACCTAAACCAGGTCAAGTAACTATTGCAACTGCTTTAGACGGAACAACGTTGTTCTGCTGTCCGCAATGTAACATGGCGTACCctgaaaaagaattattagAACAACATCTAATTGGACATAAAATTGAGAGGAGATTTATTTGCGATATGTGCGGGGCGGGATTAAAACGTAAAGAACATTTGGAGCGGCATAAACTTGGACATAGTCCGGAAAGACCATTTATTTGTTCGGTCTGCATGAAGGGCTTCAAGCGAAAAGAACACCTAAATCTACATTTTGTGATACACTCGGGGCAGAAAACTGAGGTGTGTACGGAGTGCGGAAAAGCCTTTTATAGAAAGGACCATTTACGTAAACATGCGAGATCGCATCTGGCCAAGAGAGTTAAAGAGGAACCCTTGGGAACTTTGGACAATTCTCAAAATCAACAACAGAACCAGCAACACCAGGAGCAACACCAGGAACAACACCAGGAGCAGCACCAggaacagcagcaacaacaacagcaacagcaacaaaatAACGTACCAGAATTGCAACAAATTCAAATCCAAGTTGGTCAAGGTTCTCAAGCCcaaattcatcaaatttctgtTAGTGAACAATCTACGGTAGTTTTACCAACCGCGGCTGAAACTGGTGCCATGGCTATGCTGCACCATCAACAACAGCATTAG
- the LOC105685325 gene encoding zinc finger and BTB domain-containing protein 49-like isoform X2 → MNFPPFGGHFPGTIPSIHQFATDSSGGAGARYANHFPNQPPIGVPVMGKYRAEANGVQSAQSQVMMNNKSSYPNSNVHHYPNVPYSQGQAVQQRPSNSPGMQEKRSYHQTTETINQQDVCNLLQEKDKGKDKKSDDHQRNGEATTNGSQQDYTMHQHHQQHAHTQTPATMPATWQSLATPGSTVADYLSHLPASTLPLSLHHFLKYSAESIKKESEMAQTTSVAVATTTTPNIMMSPNNKKKKKKKAPKEKKPRPKPGEIRLTTALDGSTLYCCPECHMAYPERELLEQHLLGHTLERRFVCDICGAGLKRKDHLTRHKQSHNPERPYVCTVCLKAFKRKEQLTLHFVIHSGEKRHVCTECGKGFYRKDHLRKHTRSHIARRVKAELSQNAGTQQNQQQNNASNMQTTTVTASSVLPGGHPGALLS, encoded by the exons ATGAATTTCCCGCCGTTCGGAGGCCATTTTCCTGGTACAATACCGAGTATCCACCAGTTTGCGACGGATAGTTCGGGTGGAGCTGGTGCTCGGTACGCCAATCATTTTCCCAACCAGCCTCCAATCGGAGTGCCGGTTATGGGAAAATACCGGGCTGAAGCAAACGGCGTTCAATCTGCACAATCTCAAGTTATGATGAACAACAAATCTAGTTATCCAAACAGCAATGTTCATCATTATCCAAACGTTCCGTACTCCCAAGGACAAGCGGTTCAACAACGTCCTAGTAATTCACCCGGCATGCAAGAGAAACGCAGTTATCATCAG acaaCGGAAACTATAAACCAGCAGGACGTGTGCAATCTACTTCAAGAAAAAGATAAGggcaaagacaaaaaaagtgaCGACCATCAGCGGAATGGAGAAGCAACTACGAATGGTTCTCAGCAAGATTATACGATGCATCAGCATCACCAACAACATGCCCACACGCAAACACCTGCGACAATGCCTGCAACCTGGCAGTCTTTGGCGACGCCTGGCTCGACCGTTGCCGATTATCTGAGTCATTTACCCGCAAGTACGTTACCTTTAAGTTTGCaccattttttgaaatattcagcGGAAAGCATCAAGAAAGAATCAGAAATGGCTCAGACAACATCTGTGGCTgttgcaacaacaacaacacccaATATAATGATGTCTCCGaacaacaagaagaagaaaaagaagaaggcaCCAAAGGAGAAAAAGCCACGACCGAAACCAGGTGAGATTCGTTTGACCACTGCTCTAGATGGTTCGACACTTTATTGCTGTCCAGAGTGCCACATGGCATATCCAGAAAGAGAACTTTTGGAACAGCACTTACTTGGACACACGTTGGAACGGAGATTTGTCTGCGATATTTGTGGGGCAGGCTTGAAGAGAAAGGATCACTTGACACGCCATAAACAAAGTCATAATCCAGAGAGACCATACGTTTGTACCGTTTGTCTCAAAGCTTTTAAAAGAAAGGAGCAGCTCACGTTACACTTTGTGATACATTCCGGTGAGAAGCGGCACGTTTGTACTGAGTGCGGAAAAGGATTTTACAGAAAAGATCATCTGAGGAAGCATACCAGGAGCCATATTGCCAGACGAGTCAAAGCTGAGCTCAGTCAGAATGCTG GTACTCAGCAAAATCAACAGCAGAACAATGCATCTAATATGCAGACGACAACCGTGACAGCGTCGTCAGTTCTTCCAGGGGGACATCCAGGAGCACTTTTGTCCTGA
- the LOC105685325 gene encoding zinc finger protein 235-like isoform X1, with amino-acid sequence MNFPPFGGHFPGTIPSIHQFATDSSGGAGARYANHFPNQPPIGVPVMGKYRAEANGVQSAQSQVMMNNKSSYPNSNVHHYPNVPYSQGQAVQQRPSNSPGMQEKRSYHQASYMNPKFYQLLSTYGPSNYFQTTETINQQDVCNLLQEKDKGKDKKSDDHQRNGEATTNGSQQDYTMHQHHQQHAHTQTPATMPATWQSLATPGSTVADYLSHLPASTLPLSLHHFLKYSAESIKKESEMAQTTSVAVATTTTPNIMMSPNNKKKKKKKAPKEKKPRPKPGEIRLTTALDGSTLYCCPECHMAYPERELLEQHLLGHTLERRFVCDICGAGLKRKDHLTRHKQSHNPERPYVCTVCLKAFKRKEQLTLHFVIHSGEKRHVCTECGKGFYRKDHLRKHTRSHIARRVKAELSQNAGTQQNQQQNNASNMQTTTVTASSVLPGGHPGALLS; translated from the exons ATGAATTTCCCGCCGTTCGGAGGCCATTTTCCTGGTACAATACCGAGTATCCACCAGTTTGCGACGGATAGTTCGGGTGGAGCTGGTGCTCGGTACGCCAATCATTTTCCCAACCAGCCTCCAATCGGAGTGCCGGTTATGGGAAAATACCGGGCTGAAGCAAACGGCGTTCAATCTGCACAATCTCAAGTTATGATGAACAACAAATCTAGTTATCCAAACAGCAATGTTCATCATTATCCAAACGTTCCGTACTCCCAAGGACAAGCGGTTCAACAACGTCCTAGTAATTCACCCGGCATGCAAGAGAAACGCAGTTATCATCAGGCAAGTTATATGAACCCAAAGTTTTATCAACTTCTTTCAACTTATGGACcttctaattattttcagacaaCGGAAACTATAAACCAGCAGGACGTGTGCAATCTACTTCAAGAAAAAGATAAGggcaaagacaaaaaaagtgaCGACCATCAGCGGAATGGAGAAGCAACTACGAATGGTTCTCAGCAAGATTATACGATGCATCAGCATCACCAACAACATGCCCACACGCAAACACCTGCGACAATGCCTGCAACCTGGCAGTCTTTGGCGACGCCTGGCTCGACCGTTGCCGATTATCTGAGTCATTTACCCGCAAGTACGTTACCTTTAAGTTTGCaccattttttgaaatattcagcGGAAAGCATCAAGAAAGAATCAGAAATGGCTCAGACAACATCTGTGGCTgttgcaacaacaacaacacccaATATAATGATGTCTCCGaacaacaagaagaagaaaaagaagaaggcaCCAAAGGAGAAAAAGCCACGACCGAAACCAGGTGAGATTCGTTTGACCACTGCTCTAGATGGTTCGACACTTTATTGCTGTCCAGAGTGCCACATGGCATATCCAGAAAGAGAACTTTTGGAACAGCACTTACTTGGACACACGTTGGAACGGAGATTTGTCTGCGATATTTGTGGGGCAGGCTTGAAGAGAAAGGATCACTTGACACGCCATAAACAAAGTCATAATCCAGAGAGACCATACGTTTGTACCGTTTGTCTCAAAGCTTTTAAAAGAAAGGAGCAGCTCACGTTACACTTTGTGATACATTCCGGTGAGAAGCGGCACGTTTGTACTGAGTGCGGAAAAGGATTTTACAGAAAAGATCATCTGAGGAAGCATACCAGGAGCCATATTGCCAGACGAGTCAAAGCTGAGCTCAGTCAGAATGCTG GTACTCAGCAAAATCAACAGCAGAACAATGCATCTAATATGCAGACGACAACCGTGACAGCGTCGTCAGTTCTTCCAGGGGGACATCCAGGAGCACTTTTGTCCTGA